One Calditrichia bacterium DNA window includes the following coding sequences:
- a CDS encoding serine hydrolase: MMQKLQKIAVLGIVWLIILIGGCEKPAHDPQIFQRWQSVLPAPAVPISIELSIRQSGDGQLSANISIPEENIDNLPVTQIHRDGDQLSLAVPELALFFNGLLGEADAFITGDAVRGRQRLPLVLNKQSGETGMTGDWRGTLRFPGKLLHLTVELSHNWSGEITGKFFSPELNAQNVPLDEVKMTDSEIEFSSRLLDGEFSGKFNKNKNMFDGNWRWQRAEISNKIVFEPVPPLDSLTWQLPESLNDGWEIAAPESTALKIALIDSLLSALRRNEFPDVNSLLVAHRGKLVVEIYPEISRRGMLRNLDNATLGITALLCGIAIEKGYLFGVDQPVFPLLREYAAIENSDPQKSQITIKQLLTMTSGLGCNDWSRTALATEDKLLRGRNWVKLMLDLPTAFPPGEAWSFCAGNGAVLGAVLENATRTRLEHFALRNLFEPLGIDELSWGVSPEGRAYGGGMLMLTTRAMGKIGQLVLENGRRNELQIVPENWISQMCAPQAEAWGENAPAPNYGYGWWQTEIAGVRTVFAMGKGGQYIVTVPDAELVAVFTSGDAKPVFDPKPLEILEKYLIPACP, encoded by the coding sequence ATGATGCAGAAATTACAAAAAATAGCCGTTTTGGGCATTGTTTGGCTGATCATTTTGATTGGCGGCTGTGAAAAACCTGCGCATGATCCACAGATTTTTCAGCGCTGGCAAAGCGTTTTACCCGCACCGGCTGTGCCGATTTCGATCGAATTGAGCATCCGGCAATCCGGCGACGGACAGCTTTCCGCAAACATTAGTATTCCCGAAGAAAATATCGACAATTTACCGGTGACGCAAATTCACCGGGACGGCGATCAGTTGTCGCTGGCAGTGCCGGAACTGGCGCTCTTTTTCAACGGACTTTTAGGCGAAGCCGATGCGTTTATCACCGGCGATGCCGTTCGCGGTCGCCAGCGGTTGCCGTTGGTGCTTAACAAACAATCGGGCGAAACCGGGATGACCGGCGACTGGCGCGGAACGCTGCGTTTTCCGGGAAAATTGTTGCATCTGACTGTCGAGTTGAGCCACAATTGGTCGGGTGAAATAACTGGAAAATTTTTCAGTCCGGAGTTGAATGCCCAAAATGTGCCGTTGGACGAAGTTAAAATGACTGATTCGGAAATTGAATTTTCATCCCGATTGCTGGATGGAGAATTTTCCGGTAAGTTCAATAAAAACAAAAACATGTTTGATGGCAATTGGCGTTGGCAGCGCGCCGAAATTTCAAATAAAATTGTTTTTGAACCGGTGCCGCCGCTCGATTCGCTGACGTGGCAATTGCCCGAATCGTTGAATGACGGTTGGGAAATTGCCGCGCCGGAATCGACCGCATTGAAAATTGCGCTCATCGATTCGCTGCTTTCTGCGCTGCGCCGCAACGAATTTCCTGATGTGAACAGCCTGCTCGTCGCACATCGCGGGAAGCTGGTTGTGGAAATTTACCCTGAAATTTCCCGGCGCGGGATGCTCCGCAATCTCGATAACGCAACACTCGGCATCACTGCGTTGCTGTGCGGCATCGCCATCGAAAAGGGATATTTATTCGGTGTCGACCAGCCGGTTTTTCCACTGCTGCGCGAATATGCGGCCATCGAAAATTCCGATCCCCAAAAATCGCAAATTACGATAAAACAGCTACTTACGATGACCAGTGGATTGGGCTGTAACGATTGGTCGCGTACGGCGCTGGCAACGGAAGATAAATTGCTACGCGGCCGGAATTGGGTAAAATTGATGCTGGATTTACCCACCGCATTTCCACCCGGCGAGGCGTGGTCTTTCTGCGCCGGAAATGGCGCTGTTTTGGGCGCAGTGCTGGAAAACGCAACCCGGACCAGGCTTGAGCATTTTGCCCTGCGGAATTTGTTCGAACCGCTCGGCATCGACGAATTGTCGTGGGGCGTTTCGCCGGAAGGGCGGGCGTATGGCGGCGGCATGCTGATGCTCACCACCCGCGCGATGGGCAAAATCGGGCAGTTGGTGCTGGAAAACGGTCGTCGCAACGAACTGCAAATTGTGCCGGAAAACTGGATTTCCCAAATGTGCGCACCGCAGGCGGAAGCATGGGGCGAAAATGCACCCGCTCCAAATTACGGTTACGGCTGGTGGCAAACAGAAATTGCCGGTGTTCGCACTGTTTTTGCGATGGGAAAAGGTGGGCAATACATTGTTACTGTACCGGATGCGGAACTGGTTGCCGTATTTACCAGTGGCGATGCAAAACCGGTGTTCGATCCCAAACCGTTGGAAATTCTGGAAAAATATTTGATTCCTGCGTGTCCGTAA
- a CDS encoding transglycosylase SLT domain-containing protein, whose translation MKTGFRHFVVVIALGFGVVLTNACQTSPVPVESLVAEQDSLMSIIEQKIESKQQQQAELEKFRKRQLPRNFSEQLKKYFPIIRKYTARYKLDWRLTIAQILKESYFKENAMSNVGAMGLMQIMPRTAREITSEIDIAYITKDPHENITAGIYYMYKQLKNFPRADPDNRIMLALAAYNAGIARVYDAQDIARVRQLDPNTWAAVKECLPLLTDEHWKLHLEVWELGHPTFGYFYGYEETIDYVDDIMKKYDAFRKMYRNDVEHLSIEELSASM comes from the coding sequence ATGAAGACCGGGTTCAGACATTTTGTTGTGGTTATTGCACTGGGATTTGGTGTTGTTTTGACCAACGCTTGCCAAACCAGTCCGGTGCCCGTTGAGTCGCTGGTTGCAGAGCAAGACAGCCTGATGAGCATCATCGAGCAAAAAATCGAGAGTAAACAACAACAACAGGCAGAGCTGGAGAAATTCCGGAAACGCCAGTTGCCCCGCAATTTTTCCGAACAACTCAAAAAATATTTCCCGATAATCCGCAAATATACTGCCCGTTACAAACTGGATTGGCGACTCACCATTGCCCAGATTCTCAAAGAATCCTATTTTAAAGAGAACGCCATGAGCAACGTTGGTGCAATGGGTTTGATGCAAATTATGCCCCGAACCGCGCGGGAAATTACCAGCGAAATAGATATCGCCTACATCACTAAAGACCCGCATGAGAACATTACCGCGGGCATTTATTATATGTATAAGCAGCTCAAAAATTTTCCGCGGGCAGATCCCGACAACCGTATTATGTTGGCGCTTGCCGCATACAACGCCGGTATTGCCAGGGTTTACGATGCACAGGATATTGCCCGTGTGCGCCAGTTAGACCCGAATACATGGGCTGCGGTAAAAGAATGCCTACCGTTACTCACCGATGAACACTGGAAATTGCATCTGGAAGTTTGGGAGCTTGGGCATCCTACTTTTGGCTATTTTTACGGCTACGAAGAAACGATCGATTATGTGGACGACATCATGAAAAAATATGACGCTTTCCGCAAAATGTATCGCAATGACGTTGAACACCTCTCCATTGAAGAGCTTAGCGCATCCATGTAA
- a CDS encoding OmpA family protein, with protein MPRFNLMIAGILLLVISTVISAQLKTESFSVGFGGGVLLGDTEFGRDDRINPYGSVFLRHAIFDRIEGQVTGNFLGKLKKDANEPYETTIYSADYSLLVRLVSGNVFSPYVYGGIGGLYYDVTDAPPSASATAENQKWKLVAPVGGGFQIGLSDYVSIDVAGGYNFTNTDDLNLVNINKNDGYFNGRAGLTIKLQTGTMDKDKDGLSDREERKLGTNPNIADSDTDGLNDGEEFMQYRTHPLRIDTDNDGLNDMQEVRVYSTDPRDRDTDKDGLSDAEEVFTFKTNPLETDSDGDGVNDREEVMVYRSNPNDKDSDKDGLEDGTEITKYRTDPTKPDTDNDRLSDKEEVNNSNTDPLNPDTDGDGLTDGDELLSHNTDPLSVDTDNGGVDDFTEVKRKTNPLDGEDDDLLKVGKVGDKVVLDGILFATGSANISPQSEVILEKAYQTLVSYPDMDVEIHGYTDNTGNYNTNITLSQKRAESVRRYLISRGIDPARLVAKGFGPANPIAPNNTKDGRARNRRIEFVRTR; from the coding sequence ATGCCCCGTTTTAATTTAATGATTGCCGGAATCTTATTGCTGGTAATTTCAACCGTAATTTCTGCGCAACTAAAAACGGAAAGTTTTTCCGTGGGTTTTGGTGGGGGTGTTTTACTGGGCGATACAGAATTTGGACGAGATGACCGGATCAATCCTTATGGCAGCGTGTTTTTGCGCCACGCCATTTTTGACCGGATTGAAGGTCAGGTTACCGGAAATTTTTTGGGGAAATTGAAGAAAGACGCCAACGAACCGTACGAAACCACAATTTATAGCGCTGATTACAGCCTGCTGGTGCGGCTGGTTTCCGGGAATGTTTTCAGTCCGTATGTTTATGGCGGCATTGGCGGACTGTATTACGATGTTACGGACGCACCGCCGAGCGCTTCCGCAACTGCGGAAAATCAAAAGTGGAAACTCGTTGCACCGGTTGGGGGCGGTTTTCAGATCGGGCTGTCGGATTACGTTTCCATCGATGTAGCCGGTGGCTATAATTTCACAAACACGGATGACCTGAATTTGGTGAATATCAACAAAAATGACGGTTATTTCAACGGCCGTGCAGGATTGACCATCAAACTGCAAACCGGAACGATGGACAAAGATAAAGACGGGCTGAGCGATCGCGAAGAGCGAAAACTCGGCACAAATCCCAATATCGCGGACAGCGATACCGACGGGCTGAACGACGGCGAAGAATTTATGCAATATCGCACCCATCCGCTGCGCATCGATACGGACAACGACGGGCTGAACGATATGCAGGAAGTCCGTGTATACTCCACCGATCCGCGTGATCGCGATACCGATAAAGACGGGCTGAGCGACGCCGAAGAAGTGTTCACGTTCAAAACCAATCCGCTGGAAACAGACAGCGATGGCGACGGCGTGAACGACCGCGAAGAAGTGATGGTGTATCGCAGCAATCCAAATGACAAAGATTCGGACAAAGACGGATTGGAAGACGGAACGGAAATTACCAAATACCGCACCGATCCCACCAAACCGGACACCGATAACGACCGGTTGAGCGATAAAGAGGAAGTTAACAATAGCAATACCGATCCATTAAATCCCGATACCGACGGCGACGGTTTGACAGACGGCGACGAGTTACTTTCGCACAATACTGATCCGTTGAGTGTGGATACAGACAATGGCGGCGTTGACGATTTCACGGAAGTAAAACGCAAAACCAATCCGCTGGATGGCGAAGATGACGATCTGCTGAAGGTCGGAAAAGTGGGCGATAAAGTAGTGCTGGACGGCATTTTGTTCGCAACCGGCAGCGCAAATATTTCGCCGCAATCGGAAGTCATTCTCGAAAAAGCGTATCAAACGCTCGTTTCGTATCCGGATATGGATGTGGAAATTCACGGCTATACGGACAACACAGGTAACTACAATACAAACATCACTTTATCGCAAAAACGGGCGGAGTCCGTGCGGCGATATTTGATTTCCCGCGGCATTGATCCGGCACGTTTGGTTGCCAAAGGCTTTGGTCCCGCAAACCCGATCGCACCGAATAATACCAAAGACGGGCGCGCCCGGAATCGCCGTATCGAGTTTGTTCGTACGCGTTAA
- a CDS encoding CBS domain-containing protein, protein MTRNVFQIEMDTTVWEMSQIFQEHNFHHLVVMEEEALVGIISDRDVLRSVSPFIQTFSEQRRDRDTLNRKAHQIMTRHPVTIVESESLFTAGQTMLNRRVSCLPVVDAHGKLCGIITSKDVIQAFVHQHNP, encoded by the coding sequence ATGACGCGCAATGTTTTCCAAATTGAAATGGACACAACGGTTTGGGAAATGAGCCAGATTTTTCAGGAACACAATTTTCATCATTTGGTGGTGATGGAAGAGGAAGCGTTGGTTGGCATCATTTCGGACCGCGATGTGTTGCGTTCGGTCAGTCCGTTTATCCAAACATTTTCCGAACAGCGCCGCGACCGCGACACATTAAACCGGAAAGCGCATCAAATAATGACGCGCCATCCGGTAACAATCGTTGAATCTGAATCGTTGTTTACCGCAGGTCAAACCATGCTCAACCGGCGGGTTTCCTGTTTGCCGGTTGTGGATGCGCACGGAAAACTCTGCGGCATCATCACTTCAAAAGATGTTATTCAAGCCTTTGTGCATCAACACAATCCATAA
- a CDS encoding EI24 domain-containing protein encodes MIAEFFRGLRSYGNAHRVIIRHRLWRFLVIPGILSIAVVIAIIWFGGVYFDNWANTLVQYALPESLRGDATRAIAMVLLWILLVLLAFMTYKHITLAFLAPILGHLSEKTEVLLGHQSAEGFSIARTLQDLGRGITINLRNLLFTLVLTAIVWPLVFVPVIGAVVSTALILMIQAYYGGFGLMDCVLERKRFSVKQSVHFAKLHRGRILGVGSGFMLLLAIPLIGWFLAPAYGTVAATISALEKVEKTESPHKK; translated from the coding sequence ATGATTGCGGAATTTTTTCGCGGATTGCGGTCGTACGGCAATGCTCACCGGGTGATCATCCGCCATCGATTGTGGCGATTTCTGGTTATTCCGGGCATCCTGAGCATCGCGGTGGTGATTGCGATTATCTGGTTTGGTGGCGTTTATTTTGATAATTGGGCGAACACGCTCGTTCAATATGCGCTGCCGGAATCGCTTCGCGGCGATGCAACCCGCGCAATCGCAATGGTTCTGCTGTGGATTTTGCTGGTGCTGTTGGCGTTTATGACGTATAAACACATCACGCTGGCGTTTTTGGCGCCGATTTTGGGGCATCTCTCCGAAAAAACGGAAGTGCTGCTCGGGCATCAATCCGCCGAAGGATTTTCCATTGCCCGAACGCTGCAGGATTTGGGACGCGGCATCACAATAAATCTACGCAACTTGTTGTTTACGCTCGTTTTAACTGCGATCGTTTGGCCGCTGGTATTCGTTCCGGTCATCGGCGCGGTGGTCTCGACAGCGCTCATTTTGATGATCCAAGCCTATTACGGCGGCTTCGGATTGATGGATTGCGTGCTGGAACGCAAACGTTTTTCCGTGAAACAAAGCGTCCATTTCGCGAAACTTCATCGCGGGAGAATTTTGGGCGTTGGCAGCGGATTTATGCTGCTGCTGGCAATTCCGCTGATCGGCTGGTTTCTGGCGCCGGCATATGGCACGGTTGCTGCCACCATTTCCGCATTGGAAAAAGTTGAGAAAACTGAATCACCACACAAAAAATAG
- a CDS encoding quinone-dependent dihydroorotate dehydrogenase, translating into MYKSLIRPLLFLLSPEIAHNVTFILLRLPFVSTILKWVYRFEHPSLERKLFGLTFKNPVGLAAGFDKNAELYRQLGDLGFGFVEIGTVTPQPQPGNPQPRLFRVRADNAIINRMGFNNDGMSAIALRLRMNKRHVLIGGNIGKNKVTPNDDAIADYEKCFEILYPCVDYFVVNVSSPNTPNLRALQDKEPLTALLQRIQSLNHQKSPAKPVLLKIAPDLSDSQLDDIIDIVKTVKIDGVIATNTTISRENLQTPAGKISEIGAGGLSGKPLRERSTEVIRYLHRKSGGAFPIIGVGGIHSAADALEKLEAGASLVQLYTGFIYEGPALIKSIKKALVK; encoded by the coding sequence ATGTATAAATCGCTCATCAGACCACTGCTTTTTTTACTCTCGCCGGAAATTGCGCACAATGTTACGTTTATTTTGCTGCGGCTGCCGTTTGTCAGCACCATTTTGAAATGGGTGTATCGATTCGAGCACCCGTCGCTGGAACGCAAATTGTTCGGGCTCACGTTCAAAAATCCGGTGGGGTTGGCTGCCGGTTTCGACAAAAATGCGGAGCTGTATCGCCAATTGGGTGATTTGGGATTCGGGTTTGTGGAGATCGGAACGGTGACGCCACAACCGCAACCGGGAAATCCGCAGCCACGCCTGTTCCGGGTGCGCGCGGATAACGCCATCATCAATCGAATGGGGTTCAACAACGACGGCATGTCTGCCATCGCCCTGCGGTTGCGAATGAACAAACGGCATGTGCTGATCGGCGGAAACATCGGCAAAAACAAAGTTACGCCCAACGATGATGCCATTGCGGATTATGAAAAATGTTTCGAAATCCTGTATCCGTGTGTGGATTATTTTGTGGTCAACGTCAGTTCGCCGAACACGCCAAATTTGCGGGCGCTGCAGGATAAAGAGCCGCTAACCGCTTTGTTGCAGCGCATCCAATCGTTGAATCACCAAAAATCGCCGGCAAAACCGGTGCTGCTAAAAATTGCGCCGGATTTGAGCGATTCGCAGTTGGACGACATCATCGACATCGTGAAAACCGTAAAAATTGACGGTGTAATTGCAACAAACACAACTATTTCCAGAGAAAATCTGCAAACGCCGGCAGGCAAAATTTCAGAAATCGGTGCGGGCGGATTGAGCGGAAAACCGCTGCGCGAACGCTCCACCGAAGTAATTCGCTATCTGCACCGGAAATCCGGCGGCGCGTTCCCGATCATCGGTGTTGGCGGCATCCACTCCGCCGCAGATGCGCTCGAAAAGCTGGAAGCCGGCGCATCGTTGGTGCAGCTGTACACCGGATTTATTTATGAGGGACCAGCGCTCATCAAGTCGATCAAAAAAGCGCTGGTCAAATAG
- a CDS encoding VOC family protein, whose protein sequence is MKKATGIGGIFFKCESPEKMREWYAEHLGLVTNEYGSMFEFRTAENPDKIAYLQWSPFSQNTKYFEPSQKQFMINYRVENIEKLVEELRAAGVEICDEIETFDYGKFVHIMDPEGNKLELWEPVDDAFTEQNESESSD, encoded by the coding sequence ATGAAAAAAGCAACCGGCATCGGCGGCATATTTTTTAAATGTGAATCACCCGAAAAAATGCGTGAGTGGTACGCCGAACATCTCGGATTGGTGACCAACGAATACGGCTCGATGTTTGAGTTCCGCACTGCTGAAAATCCCGACAAGATCGCTTATTTGCAGTGGAGCCCGTTTTCGCAAAACACCAAATATTTTGAGCCATCCCAAAAGCAATTTATGATCAATTACCGGGTGGAAAATATCGAAAAATTGGTGGAGGAACTGCGCGCCGCCGGTGTGGAAATTTGCGATGAAATTGAGACATTCGATTACGGCAAATTTGTGCACATTATGGATCCGGAAGGCAATAAACTAGAATTGTGGGAGCCGGTTGATGACGCGTTCACCGAACAGAATGAGAGCGAATCATCGGATTGA